One window of Candidatus Poribacteria bacterium genomic DNA carries:
- a CDS encoding zinc metallopeptidase: MFFGFFDPLYFVFLAPGFALSLYATFRTKSTFSKYSKVGSRSGLTGAQAADLMLRRHGVSGVRIERSSGWLSDHYDPSKKALRLSDDVYSSQSLSAIGVACHEAGHAMQDAHGYAMLNLRTALVPATNFSSMFSYILIMVGIFIQPFLLLGVGLFAVGVVFSLITLPVEWDASKRAKVAMDEAGMLSPEENRHASKVLNAAFLTYLAAAVTALLTLLYYLFRLGLLGGGDE; encoded by the coding sequence ATGTTTTTCGGTTTTTTTGATCCGCTCTACTTCGTATTTCTCGCACCTGGATTTGCCCTGTCCCTCTACGCGACGTTTCGCACGAAATCGACGTTCTCGAAATATTCAAAAGTCGGGTCACGTAGCGGACTGACGGGGGCACAAGCCGCCGATCTGATGCTCAGAAGGCACGGTGTTAGCGGTGTACGGATTGAACGTTCAAGTGGATGGTTAAGTGACCACTATGATCCAAGCAAAAAGGCACTCAGGTTGTCTGATGATGTTTATTCAAGTCAATCGCTCTCCGCAATAGGGGTCGCCTGCCATGAAGCGGGCCATGCGATGCAGGACGCACACGGCTATGCCATGCTAAACCTGCGTACCGCCCTCGTCCCTGCGACGAATTTTAGTTCGATGTTTTCGTATATCCTGATAATGGTAGGCATCTTTATTCAACCCTTCCTCCTACTCGGTGTAGGACTGTTTGCAGTAGGCGTTGTTTTTTCCTTGATAACGCTTCCGGTTGAATGGGATGCAAGTAAACGTGCTAAAGTCGCGATGGATGAAGCCGGGATGCTCTCACCGGAAGAGAATCGCCATGCCAGCAAGGTGCTTAACGCTGCGTTTTTGACGTATCTCGCTGCAGCGGTAACGGCTCTGCTCACGCTGCTCTACTATCTGTTCCGGTTGGGGCTATTGGGCGGTGGCGATGAGTAA